AACTTCATTTGTAACTGGTGTTACTGAACCGATTGAATTTACATTCCTATTCTTATCTCCACTACTTTTCTGAGGATTCCACGCATTTATGATGGCCCTTTCCTTCATGTTTGCGAATTTAGCTGGAGTTCACATTCCAATGGTCTTCTCAGGTGGAGTTCTTGACCTTTTAATTTATGGAGCCGTTCCTGTCCAAAAAGGTACTAATTTCTGGTGAGTTTTAGTAGTAGGACTTGCTTATGCACCAATTTACTACTTTGTTTTCCTATTTGTTATCAAATGGAAAAACCTTGAAACTCCAGGAAGAGGAACAAACACCAAATTATTTACAAAATCTGATTATTTAGCACGTAAAGATAAATCAAAATCTGCCACATCAGTTGATCCACAAGTTCTTGCGATCGTTGATGGATATGGTGGAATTGATAATATTACCAATTTTAATAACTGTGCATCACGTCTTCGTTATGACATTAAAGATTTATCACTTGTTGACGAACAAAAATTAAAAGCTGCCGGCGTTGTTGCTATAAAAGTTGAAGGACAACACCATGTTCAGGCAATTTTAGGGCCAATCGCTGAGCAAATGAATGCAAAAATTAATTCCCAACGTGATTTAATTAAAGCTATGTCTCAAGACGAAATTGACGCAATTTTGAAAAACAAACCAACAAAATCTATGCCAGAAAAAGTTGAAATGACTAAGTGTGAAAACAAAACTTGCCACTTGCCAGAAGAAATTTATTCTCCAGCAACAGGTGAATTAATTGAATTAGCCCAAGTAAAAGACGGCGTTTTTTCTGAAGAAAAATTAGGAAAAGGTTTTGCAATTCGTGTTGGTAACACCGGTAAAACAGACATTTTTTCACCAATTAATGGTCAAATTAAAATGGTCTTTAATACCAAACACGCAATTGGATTTGCTTCTAAAGACAATAAAACCCAAGTTTTAATTCACATCGGAATTGATACTGTCGAACTTCAAGGTAAGGGTATTGAGGTTTTTGTTGAAGCTGGCCAAGATATTAGTGCTGGAGATAAAGTTGCTAGCGTTGATCTTGATTATTTAACTCAATCAGGAATAAAAAACACCGATATTATCGTTGTTATTCTTCACGAGTCAGATAAAAAAGAATTCCAATTTAAAGTTCCTTTACAAAACATTAATCAACTTCCAATGCTAGTTGGTCAATCATTACCAGTCAAAAAACAATAAAATTGGTCTCTAAATTTTAGAATATTTTTGTAAAAAAACCGCGATTAACTTCGCGGTTTTTGTTTTAAATTAACTTTATTTGACTAAAATATACAATTAACTTTTAATACGAAATTTATTAAGTCCTTTTGTCAAAATTTATAACTTCTTTTGTTAAGGTCTAAGCAAATACCTGACTTTGCTAGTTTGAAGGTAAAAATTCACTTTTTAATGAATCTAAATATGTAAAAATACCTGTAAATACGGGTTTTTTAGCTAAAATCTTAATTTTTATTATTTTGGAATTAACCTTTTGTAAAAAAAAAAAAAAAAATGTTTGGTCTAAAATAAAATTGTGTTACAATAAACCTCACTAAGAATAATTAATAAATTTTTGATATTGAATTAAGGGGAATTAGTTATGTTTTTTTGTCATAAAAAACTCAAATAGTGCGAATTATCCATTATATTTTTAAATATGATGGAATGCCTTAAATTTAACCGTTTAGAAATCTTCAAATTTATGGCTTTTAGTTATTGTTCTTTCAAAACTTCATATATTTTTTAGGCTCGATGTGAGTAAAAACGAGTTTTCTATTTGCATTGAGTTTAAATAGTAGTTGTTTTTTTTATGATTTTTGTCAGTGTTTTAACTAAAAAAGGTAGTTTAAATATTTCATAATTTTGCTTTTTAAGTCAAAATTTTACTTTTTTAGTTTGCTTTATTTGATTAATAAGTAGGTTTTTTCTTTCGTGAGTGTTAGATTTAAAATTTAGTATTTTTGCTTTGATAGTTATTTTTTCTGAGTTTAGCAGTTTGATGAGTTCCTGGTGATCCAAATATTTGAAATAGGTGTATTTTTTACCTTGATATTTTAATAGATCAGTAAAAAATAGGTAATTAACTTTTGCAAAAAAGTTAAAAAAGTGCCTAAAACCCAGCACTTTTTTGTAATTATCTTATCAACTAAGAAACTCACGATAATTTAGGAATTCAGGTTATTTGCTATATAAAGGGTCAAGTTGCGCACAGCCTAAATTATTTTTTTAAATCTTTTAAATTTACATTTTAGAAAAATAAACAAATATTTGTCACAAAGCATAACAAATGACAGACCCGTTACTAATTTGAATAATTATTTTTTATTTATTTTTACATAAATTCCAAACAAAGACTTATTAAAAGTTTTTGTGATTAATTCAATAGGGTTATCAAAAGAATTTGAAATCAACCTATAAATTTTGGATAAATTTCTATTGTTATAAAAAATAAAAAAGAAAAAAGAAACAAACAGCAAAATACTAATAGAAAAAATAATAACTAAAATGATTGTTAATAAATTAATATAATTTTTATCAACTTTTATAAGTGGACCTGTATCTCGGATAAAATCTATAGCAAAATTGTTATTACCGAAAACAAGAGTTAAGAAAATTTCGTGTAAAATAAATGTTAAAATTGAAAAACAAAGGCAAAAAACCGCAATTCATAATTCAAATTTACTTATTTTATAAAAAATTTTAAATAAAAATTGTTTCAGTTCGGGCTTTATTTCCTTCCCTTGTAGGAAAGAAACATTGTTAATTTCATTAGTTTTTTTAAGATATCGAGGAGAACTTCCAAATAATAACAAACCAAATTCAACGATATAGTCTTGATGCTCTGTGTTAAGCCCTTGTTTTTTATATAAAAAAAAGAAGGCAAAAAAATTTATTATGATTAGAAATGTTACGAAAATAAAAGTAAAATAGGTAGTTACTCTCATGGGAAATGTTCCGCCTTGAGTATTTATAAATTCAATTTTACTAAATGAAATTATATATACAATTGTAATTGCTAGATAAGCAATAACAGGAAAGACAATAATAAGAAGAAATTTCCTATTAAGTAGCCGTAAATATTGCGTGTAGAATTTTTTGATCATGTTAACTTGATTAATATCCATTATTTTTATAATTAAGCGTTATTATATCTTATAATATTAAGCACAAGTTAAAAAAGAATAAAAAATTTTTCCATTAATAAATTAGAGGAAAAAATTAACAAAAGCGGTAGAATCAAAGCCATAGATAAAAAAGTAATTGTTTGAATTTTTCATTAATTTAGCTAAAAATTTAATAGGTTAGGATATTAATTTTCCTGTAAATATAAACATTTTTTATTTAGCATTTAATTTTTATTTATAACTTTTTAGGGTATAATTTAATTAGATTGTTGAAAAAGGGGGTTTAGTATAATGGAAGTACCATGGACTCCAAACCCATCAGTGAAGGTTCGAATCCTTTAACCCCCGCCAAAAAATTATTTTTAAAATACGAAAGGTGGCAAGATGCAAACAAAATTCAAGAACAAAGCATATAATTTAGTTTCATCATTAATACAACCAGGAGAAAAACTAGAATTTACCGTTAGTGATATAAATTTTGATGTTGTTGACTTTAAAAATTTTGGAAAAACAACGCTAATTTCGATTTTTCCTTCAATTAATACCAAAATTTGCGATGAACAAACAACATCCATCCGCGATTTATCAAGGAAATATTCACAATTTAGATTTATTTCAGTTTCACTTGATCTTCCTTCCGCGATTGCTCAGTGAAAAAATGCAAATTTATCCGAAAATATGGAGATATATTCTGACTATCGTTTGCGTAGTTTTGGATTAGCCACTGGATTTTTAATTGATGATGTATTTTTATTAAATCGTGGTTATATTATTGTTGACTCTGAAGGAAAAGTTTTAGTTGTTGAACCTAATTCTGATGTTCACGATCAAATTAATTTTGAACAATTAGAAAAACATCTTCAAAACCTTTCATAATTTTGCTAAAAACTTAAAAATTAATTTTTATTTATATATTCAAGAAATGCACATTTAATTGTGTATTTTTTATTTATTTTTTAAAAATAAAAAAAGTGATATAATTTATAAGACAAAATAAAATAGGAATAACAATGAATGACCTTACAAAAATTCCCGCTGACCTAATAAATGAACGCCCTTTTAAAGAAGGTGAGGCTTTTTGGTTAATTCAGGATTGAATTCCAATTTATGCCCTCACAGTCGTTCTGGGTATGGTTGCGTCAATTATCACAATTTATTTTTTCTGAAAACGCGAAGGTTATAAATTTGATCATTTAGCCGCGCTGATTTTTATCACAATTCCTATTTCTATTGTTGGAGCACGTTTCGGATATATTCTTGAGCGTTTAGTGGTTGGTGATCTTACATCATTACAACAGTGATGAAATATTCGCCAAGGTGGACTCTCAATTCAATGAGGTGTTATTTTTCCAACTGTTGCAAATTTAATTTATGCATATCGAAAACGGGCTAGTTTTGATTGACGAAAAGGCTTTTCTTTTATCTTGCCAGCGGTTCTAATTGGCCAATTTTTAGGAAGATGAGGAAATTTTACAAATCACGAAGTCTATGGATTCCTTGATCCTGAAGGTAAAACCGTAAATTGATTAGGTGATTTTATTCGAAAAAATATGTTTATTGCCGATAAACATGCGCCAAATGGTCAACTCCGTGTTCCATTATTTTTCTATGAATCACTAACTTCGCTATTTGGTTACTTGGTAATTGTATGAGTATTAAACCTTTTTTCATGACTCAAACCAGGTTCAACAGGGGCGCTATACATTTTATATTACGGAATTGTCCGGGCTTCTATGGAATTTTTACGGCAAGAATCATATGTTTATTATTTTGTAATTGCAATTTTAATGATAATTCTGGGAATTTTGTTGTTCATCCGCTTTCAATTTTTCACAAATTACTATGTAAAAATTGAAAACAAAAAGTTAAAATTAGCATTTTCTGAAAGATACACAAAAGAAAACAGACGCTATATTGGTTTGCCTTGAATTAGATGAAATCGCAACCTTTCTGAGCCTGCAAAATCAGAACCAAAAATCTTAGAGGCTTAGGCAAAATTGAAATTTTACAACGAAAAACATTAGTTTTTAATGTTTTTTATAATTTAATATTATATAATTATTTATAATCATTAAAATTTTATTCTTAAGGGGTTTAGTCATGGAAAATTATGATGTTATAATAATCGGAGCAGGGCCAGCTGGTCTAACAACTGCTCTTTATGCTTCTCGTGGTAATTTAAAAGTTCTAATTTTGGAAAAAGGAGCCCCAGGCGGGAAGCTTGTTTCACAATCTAAAATTGAAAATTGACCTGGAGATGAGTTCATTGATGGTGCATCTTTAGCGCTAAGAATGTATAAACACTCACTAAAATTCGGAACAAAACACCGTTATTGTGATGTTGATTATATTGAATCTAACTCACCTTTTGATCACAAAGTTATTTGTAAAAATGGTAAAACTTTCACAGCAAAATCCGTTGTTGTAGCCTCAGGAATGGTCGAAAGAAAACCGCTAGATATTAAAAATTACCTTGATTTTGAAGGTAAAGGTGTTTCTTATTGTGTTGTTTGCGATGGTCCTTTTTATGCTAACCAACCTTCAATCGTTATTGGAGGAGGAAATTCTGCTGTTGAGGAATCAAGTTTTTTAGCTTCAATAGCTTCAAAAGTTTATGTTTTAGTTCGTGATGACAAATTTATCGCCGAACCACTTTTAATAGAAGAACTCAAAAAAAACAAAAATGTTGAAATTTTATTTAACGCTAAAGTTTTAGAGCTTCAAGGAGATGGCGCACTTGAGTCAGCAATTATTGATCACAACGGTGAGCAAAAAACACTAGAAATTAAGTCACTTTTCCCATACATTGGTTTTTTACCAGCTACTAGCTTTTTGCAAAAAAACCATAAAGAAATTCTTGATAAATTTAATTTTATTCAAGTTGACAAATACGGACAGTCAAAAATTTCTGGAGTTTATGCTGTTGGTGATGTTGTTACAAAAGAAATTAGACAAATTGTTACTGCCGCAAATGATGGTGCAATTGTTGGTAAAATTTTAACTAATCGAATTAAGTAAAAAAAAAGGTTCCTATATAGTGAAAATAGTTAAGAAATTTTCCAAAACGAAATTTTTAACAAAAAAATCAAAAATTTTACTAGGACTTACTTTATCCGCATCATTTCTTGGTGTTTTAGGAATTTCAGTCGGTATTTCTTATGGTTTTGGCTTAATTAAAAAAAATTCTTATCAAACAACTGTTGAGGATTTAAATAGAACAATAACTAAAATTAATGCTCTTAGTTTTAATGCTCAAAAAGTTTCACCTTTTTCAACTTATGCCTCACTAAAAGAAGAGTGAAAAAAAATTCAAAACTCACCAAACCAAGGTGATTTTTTCGATCTTTTTAGTCTTGAAAATAAAAGATTGCAACCATATAAGTTGCCAAACGGAATTTGACTTGAGTTTGTAGATGTAAAACCAGATGATGCAAATCAACAATTTAATGTTGAATTTTTGCTCAAAACTTATAATCACTCGAGAATTATAAAATCTGATATAAGAACTGACAAAATTTCTATAAGTCCTAATTCAACTTTTTTTCTGGAAAATTTTTACCAAGCGCTCCAAATAAATCTTCAAAATATTAGACCATTTTCTAGAGGCGAGCAAAATAAAATCTCACCTAAAATTTGGCTTGCAAGCGACTTTTTAGCAGAAGCAAATTCTGAGCAAAGTGCAGAAAGTTTTATTAAAAAGGTTCATGATTTTTTTGACTTTGACTTTGAGTCAATTTTAACTAACAAAAACTTTGCTATTAAACATGAAAATAAGTTAGTTTTTCCTTACAAAATTGAAATTATAAAAAATAATAAAAACACTTGAGTTCAACCTTCGCAATTGCACTCAGATTTTTTAGAAATACAAGGTAAAATTAGTTTTACAGATGAAGCCAAAGAAGTATTCCCAAAAAATTTTAATACAAATATAACTAAAAATTTTACTTTTTTACTTTTTGATTCAGCTAAAAATAAGTCTGCTTTTATTGATCCCAAACTTTTTATACAAATTCCAAAGCTAACAGATCTAAAAATTGATCAATTTTCAAACGAAAATCAAGACAACAAAGTTGATATTTCACAAAAATCAATATCTTGAGTTTATAACTTTCTTAAATATAACGAAGAAACAAAAGCATTAAAAACACCTGAAGAAGCAAAAATAGCCCTTAATTCTTTTATTAATTCAGATTTACAACTTGATTTTACCGATTATGATGACTTAGATCCAAAAATCAAGCAAAAATTTGGCTTTAATATTATAGTTGAAAAAATTCAACTTGATTCAGACGAGCAGTCATCGCTAGTTCGCATACCGTTTGAAATTTTTTATCCCCTTAATGAAGATGGTTCAGAAAAATTAACTAAATCTTCAGAACTTGTTTTAAGAAATTTTAAAAATTCTGAATCCCAAAATGTTTCTACATTTGACCCTAAAAATTTTAGCCAAATTCCAGTTGTTAATTTAGATTATCTTACTGATAAAAATAAAAAAGATGAAATTTTTTCATCTTTTGATTATGTTTCAAAAGATGAAATTCAAAGGTTAATTGACTCAAATGCACATGAAGAAATTTATAATATTTTAATAAATTCTTCAAAATTTAATCTTAACTTTCCTGAAACTCAAATTTTAAATTCCTGAACTTTTAAATATGATTTTCCAACTATTTCTGAGTTTTCCAAAAAAACACTAACTCCACAAGCACTAGAAAATAACACAAATACTCGTGCTTTTTTTGAAAATAATCAAGAATTTATATATTTTGTAAAAAATATTTTGACCTTACCTGAACAAGAAGCTCAAAAATACCTTAAAATTCTTTTTAATTCTCTTGCGGAAATAAAATCTGACACTTTGGGTGACCAACAGCAAACTTCTGAAACTCAAAGTCTTGATTCAGCCCCAAAAAATGAAACTGTCGCCGCACAAGCAACCCAATTTCAGGAAACAGAAACTGAAAATTCTGAAAACAACACAGGTTCTCAAGATTCTCAGCAACCCGAAAATCAAGGAAACCAACAACAAAACTCAGAAAGTCAAACTCCTGATACTAATTTAGCCCCAAAAATTCAAACTATTAATGAAAAAATTGTTTCAAATCTTCAAAATCAATATTTAATTACGGGATTTAGCGACTTAATTTCTAAAATTGAAGCTTTAAATCAAAAAAATGGACAGTCACAAGCAGATTTAAATGCTCAAACATTTTCTGAATTATTTATAGAAACTTATAAAAATAATAGTTTAGTTAAGCAGTTTGAAACACTTGGCGAAAATCTTTCTTATAAAATTGTTTTTCTAGCCAATCCAAACCCAGAACAAATCGATTCTGAAGGCCAAAATTCAACCCCAAACCCAGTTCAGGTTGCCGATCAGGAAGCTTCTGAAAGTGATAATAGTCCCAAAAAAGAGATTTTTACATTAGGTTATTATTATATTTTTACCTCTGCTATAAACAATAAAATTGTTTTTAGAACCCCAATTAATTCGCTAAAATTAGATGTTTTTACAGATCAAAATCCTCAAAGTGAAATTGAAGTCTTGTCCAATGTTGTTTTAAATTTTCCACAAAATCTTTTAAAATTAGAGCTTGATGAGTCTAATTTTGCAACTGCACTTACATTTTCTAAAACCGCTGAAGAAGTTCTAAATTCTGAGTTTAATAAAGAAGATAAAGATTTTAAACAAACATTAGAGAGTATTAAAAAACTTTTTGGTTTTTCTACTTTTGTTCAAATTTATCCTTTATTAAATGGTCATGGGCTTGTATATAAAAAAGATAGCGTTTTCAAGGATAAATTTGGAAATTTGAAAATTAGATTTGCCGTAAAAAATCTAAATTCAGCTGAAAAATCTCAAATTTTCATTCCAAACACTGTAGATAACGAGCAAAATAATCCTGATAATTCAGTACAAAATCCAACTAGCCCTCAAGATTCAACTTCAGTTTCAGTTCCGTCAGTTCCAAACCCACCAGCGCAAACTCAGCCAGCTCCAACTCCACAACCTCAACAACCTCAACAACCTCAACAACCACCTCAAACTCAACAACCTGCAACTCAGACCGCACAGCCGCAACTCAAAAATAATCTAGATCCCTTTGTACCGCAAGAAAATGAAGCAAAATATCCGCTTATTTTTACAGTCATTAGACCAAAAAGGCAGTTAAATCGAAATTAGGAAAAAATGAAAAAAACTAAAATAGTAAGAAAAGTAAAAAAAGTTTCACACACCAGATCTTTAATGATTATGGC
The sequence above is a segment of the Mesomycoplasma ovipneumoniae genome. Coding sequences within it:
- a CDS encoding peroxiredoxin: MQTKFKNKAYNLVSSLIQPGEKLEFTVSDINFDVVDFKNFGKTTLISIFPSINTKICDEQTTSIRDLSRKYSQFRFISVSLDLPSAIAQWKNANLSENMEIYSDYRLRSFGLATGFLIDDVFLLNRGYIIVDSEGKVLVVEPNSDVHDQINFEQLEKHLQNLS
- a CDS encoding prolipoprotein diacylglyceryl transferase, which encodes MNDLTKIPADLINERPFKEGEAFWLIQDWIPIYALTVVLGMVASIITIYFFWKREGYKFDHLAALIFITIPISIVGARFGYILERLVVGDLTSLQQWWNIRQGGLSIQWGVIFPTVANLIYAYRKRASFDWRKGFSFILPAVLIGQFLGRWGNFTNHEVYGFLDPEGKTVNWLGDFIRKNMFIADKHAPNGQLRVPLFFYESLTSLFGYLVIVWVLNLFSWLKPGSTGALYILYYGIVRASMEFLRQESYVYYFVIAILMIILGILLFIRFQFFTNYYVKIENKKLKLAFSERYTKENRRYIGLPWIRWNRNLSEPAKSEPKILEA
- a CDS encoding NAD(P)/FAD-dependent oxidoreductase; the encoded protein is MENYDVIIIGAGPAGLTTALYASRGNLKVLILEKGAPGGKLVSQSKIENWPGDEFIDGASLALRMYKHSLKFGTKHRYCDVDYIESNSPFDHKVICKNGKTFTAKSVVVASGMVERKPLDIKNYLDFEGKGVSYCVVCDGPFYANQPSIVIGGGNSAVEESSFLASIASKVYVLVRDDKFIAEPLLIEELKKNKNVEILFNAKVLELQGDGALESAIIDHNGEQKTLEIKSLFPYIGFLPATSFLQKNHKEILDKFNFIQVDKYGQSKISGVYAVGDVVTKEIRQIVTAANDGAIVGKILTNRIK
- a CDS encoding P97 family adhesin, which translates into the protein MKIVKKFSKTKFLTKKSKILLGLTLSASFLGVLGISVGISYGFGLIKKNSYQTTVEDLNRTITKINALSFNAQKVSPFSTYASLKEEWKKIQNSPNQGDFFDLFSLENKRLQPYKLPNGIWLEFVDVKPDDANQQFNVEFLLKTYNHSRIIKSDIRTDKISISPNSTFFLENFYQALQINLQNIRPFSRGEQNKISPKIWLASDFLAEANSEQSAESFIKKVHDFFDFDFESILTNKNFAIKHENKLVFPYKIEIIKNNKNTWVQPSQLHSDFLEIQGKISFTDEAKEVFPKNFNTNITKNFTFLLFDSAKNKSAFIDPKLFIQIPKLTDLKIDQFSNENQDNKVDISQKSISWVYNFLKYNEETKALKTPEEAKIALNSFINSDLQLDFTDYDDLDPKIKQKFGFNIIVEKIQLDSDEQSSLVRIPFEIFYPLNEDGSEKLTKSSELVLRNFKNSESQNVSTFDPKNFSQIPVVNLDYLTDKNKKDEIFSSFDYVSKDEIQRLIDSNAHEEIYNILINSSKFNLNFPETQILNSWTFKYDFPTISEFSKKTLTPQALENNTNTRAFFENNQEFIYFVKNILTLPEQEAQKYLKILFNSLAEIKSDTLGDQQQTSETQSLDSAPKNETVAAQATQFQETETENSENNTGSQDSQQPENQGNQQQNSESQTPDTNLAPKIQTINEKIVSNLQNQYLITGFSDLISKIEALNQKNGQSQADLNAQTFSELFIETYKNNSLVKQFETLGENLSYKIVFLANPNPEQIDSEGQNSTPNPVQVADQEASESDNSPKKEIFTLGYYYIFTSAINNKIVFRTPINSLKLDVFTDQNPQSEIEVLSNVVLNFPQNLLKLELDESNFATALTFSKTAEEVLNSEFNKEDKDFKQTLESIKKLFGFSTFVQIYPLLNGHGLVYKKDSVFKDKFGNLKIRFAVKNLNSAEKSQIFIPNTVDNEQNNPDNSVQNPTSPQDSTSVSVPSVPNPPAQTQPAPTPQPQQPQQPQQPPQTQQPATQTAQPQLKNNLDPFVPQENEAKYPLIFTVIRPKRQLNRN